A single Pseudoxanthomonas sp. DNA region contains:
- a CDS encoding TetR/AcrR family transcriptional regulator, translating to MARDTRQRILDAALAMFNMQGEPHVTTNHIADELEISPGNLYYHFRNKDDIIEQLFARYEERMDAALTPPTDRLPGLEDIWLQLHLVFECIWDYRFLYRDLVEILSRNRRLRMRFARILKRADDSAHAVMRGMGHAGVMRASAAELAATATNVLVISTFWLNYAATRGEKDEQAAIRQGIVQVMMLVAPFLRDAERVHLNTLTQAYTV from the coding sequence ATGGCGCGCGATACCCGCCAGCGCATCCTCGATGCCGCCCTCGCGATGTTCAACATGCAGGGCGAGCCTCATGTCACGACGAACCACATCGCCGACGAGCTGGAAATCAGCCCGGGCAACCTGTACTACCACTTCCGCAACAAGGACGACATCATCGAGCAGCTCTTCGCGCGGTACGAAGAGCGCATGGATGCCGCCCTCACTCCCCCCACCGACCGGCTGCCGGGGCTGGAGGACATCTGGCTGCAGTTGCACCTGGTGTTCGAGTGCATCTGGGATTACCGGTTCCTGTACCGCGACCTGGTCGAGATCCTCAGCCGCAACCGCCGCCTGCGCATGCGCTTCGCCCGCATCCTCAAGCGTGCCGACGACAGTGCGCACGCGGTGATGCGCGGCATGGGCCATGCGGGTGTGATGCGCGCGTCGGCGGCGGAACTGGCCGCCACCGCCACCAACGTGCTGGTGATTTCCACGTTCTGGCTGAACTACGCGGCCACGCGCGGCGAGAAGGACGAACAGGCCGCCATCCGCCAGGGCATCGTGCAGGTCATGATGCTGGTGGCGCCGTTCCTGCGTGATGCCGAGCGCGTGCACCTGAATACGCTGACGCAGGCGTACACCGTCTGA
- a CDS encoding acyl-CoA-binding protein — MADLKNAFEQASRDIQTLSERPDNDTLLRLYGLYKQGAEGDVKGDKPGFFDFVGTAKYEAWAKLKGTSQEDAQKKYVDLVKKLLA, encoded by the coding sequence ATGGCAGATCTGAAGAACGCGTTCGAGCAGGCATCCAGGGACATCCAGACGCTGAGCGAGCGCCCGGACAACGACACGCTGCTGCGCCTGTACGGGCTGTACAAACAGGGCGCGGAAGGTGACGTGAAGGGCGACAAGCCCGGCTTCTTCGACTTCGTCGGCACCGCCAAGTACGAAGCCTGGGCCAAGCTCAAGGGCACGTCGCAGGAGGACGCGCAGAAGAAGTACGTGGACCTGGTGAAGAAGCTGCTGGCCTAG
- a CDS encoding SDR family oxidoreductase: MSYFVTGATGFIGRYLVGNLLKRSGTVHVLVRKDSQKKFDAIAKKAGWDMKRVSVVHGDMTKPKCGLTPAQLRALTGKVKHFFHLAAIYDLTASREAQQAANIGGTQHALDLAAAVKAGCFHHTSSIAAAGLYPGIFREDMFEEAEGLDDPYLRTKHESEGLVRRETRIKWRIYRPGMVVGHSKTGEIDKIDGPYYFFTLIKKLRELLPPWMPVLGIEGGRINIVPVDFVADAMDHIAHKPKLDGHTFHLTDPEPMRVGEVLNTFARAGHAPEMTMRLDARMFAFVPGGIRTAVGNLPPVRRFIGMLLRDFKIPKEVLKFITYPTRFDSRETERALKGSGIAVPRLDDYAWRLWDYWERHLDPDLFVDRTLKGKVRNKVVVITGGSSGIGLSTAQRVAEAGATTIIVARGEEELFKARDDMKKAGGKVYAYTADLSDMADCDRLVKTVLDEHGHVDILINNAGRSIRRSIEASYDRFHDFERTMQLNYFGSVRLIMGFLPKMTERRKGHIINISSIGVLANSPRFSAYVASKAALDAFSRCAQGELSGKGISFTTINMPLVKTPMIAPTKMYDSVPTLSPEEAADLLVKAIIEKPSRIATRLGIFAALVNALAPKAYEVVMNTAFELFPDSAAAKGDRKAMKEAAPSQEQIAFASLMRGVHW, encoded by the coding sequence ATGAGCTATTTCGTCACGGGCGCCACGGGATTCATTGGCCGTTACCTGGTCGGCAACCTCCTCAAGCGCAGCGGGACGGTCCACGTACTGGTCCGCAAGGACTCGCAGAAGAAGTTCGACGCCATCGCGAAGAAGGCCGGCTGGGACATGAAGCGCGTGTCCGTGGTGCATGGCGACATGACCAAGCCCAAGTGCGGACTGACGCCCGCGCAGCTGCGCGCCCTGACCGGCAAGGTGAAGCATTTCTTCCACCTGGCCGCCATCTACGACCTGACCGCCAGCCGCGAGGCGCAGCAGGCCGCGAACATCGGCGGCACGCAGCATGCGCTGGATCTCGCCGCCGCAGTGAAGGCCGGCTGTTTCCACCACACCAGCTCCATCGCCGCCGCCGGCCTGTACCCCGGCATCTTCCGCGAAGACATGTTCGAGGAGGCAGAAGGCCTGGACGATCCCTACCTGCGCACCAAGCACGAGTCCGAAGGCCTGGTGCGCCGCGAAACGCGCATCAAGTGGCGCATCTACCGCCCCGGCATGGTGGTCGGCCATTCGAAGACCGGCGAGATCGACAAGATCGACGGCCCGTACTACTTCTTCACCCTCATCAAGAAACTGCGCGAACTGCTGCCGCCGTGGATGCCGGTGCTCGGCATCGAGGGTGGACGCATCAACATCGTGCCGGTGGATTTCGTGGCCGATGCGATGGACCACATCGCGCACAAGCCGAAGCTGGACGGCCACACCTTCCACCTGACCGATCCCGAACCGATGCGCGTGGGCGAAGTGCTGAACACCTTCGCCCGCGCCGGCCATGCACCCGAAATGACCATGCGCCTGGATGCGCGCATGTTCGCGTTCGTCCCCGGCGGCATCCGCACCGCGGTCGGCAACCTGCCGCCGGTGCGGCGCTTCATCGGCATGCTGTTGCGCGACTTCAAGATTCCCAAGGAAGTGCTGAAGTTCATCACCTATCCGACGCGGTTCGACAGCCGCGAGACCGAGCGGGCGCTGAAGGGCAGCGGGATCGCCGTGCCGCGGCTGGACGACTACGCGTGGCGACTGTGGGACTACTGGGAGCGCCACCTCGATCCGGACCTGTTCGTCGACCGCACGTTGAAGGGCAAGGTGCGCAACAAGGTGGTGGTCATCACCGGTGGTTCCTCGGGCATCGGCCTGTCCACCGCGCAGCGCGTGGCCGAAGCGGGCGCGACCACGATCATCGTGGCGCGCGGCGAGGAGGAACTGTTCAAGGCCCGCGACGACATGAAGAAGGCGGGCGGCAAGGTCTATGCCTACACCGCGGACCTGTCCGACATGGCGGACTGCGACCGGCTGGTGAAGACCGTGCTGGACGAGCACGGGCACGTCGACATCCTGATCAACAACGCGGGCCGCTCGATCCGCCGTTCCATCGAGGCCAGCTACGACCGCTTCCACGATTTCGAGCGCACGATGCAGCTGAACTACTTCGGCAGCGTCCGCCTGATCATGGGCTTCCTGCCGAAGATGACCGAGCGCCGCAAGGGCCACATCATCAACATCAGTTCGATCGGCGTGCTGGCCAACTCGCCGCGCTTCTCGGCCTACGTGGCGTCGAAGGCGGCGCTGGATGCGTTCAGCCGCTGCGCGCAGGGCGAACTGTCGGGCAAGGGCATCAGCTTCACCACCATCAACATGCCGCTGGTGAAGACGCCGATGATCGCGCCCACCAAGATGTACGACAGCGTGCCGACGCTGTCGCCGGAGGAAGCGGCCGACCTGCTGGTCAAGGCGATCATCGAGAAGCCGAGTCGCATCGCCACGCGCCTGGGCATCTTCGCCGCGCTGGTGAATGCGCTCGCGCCCAAGGCCTACGAGGTGGTGATGAACACCGCGTTCGAGCTGTTCCCGGACTCGGCCGCGGCCAAGGGCGACCGCAAGGCGATGAAGGAAGCGGCGCCCAGCCAGGAGCAGATCGCGTTCGCGTCGCTGATGCGGGGCGTGCACTGGTAG
- a CDS encoding group II truncated hemoglobin translates to MNDPAVPTPYDRIGGEAGLRRMTQRMYALMDTLPEAAAVRAQHPASLEGSEQKLFEFLSGWLGGPPLFTQKHGAPMLRARHLPFRIGMEEASGWLACFHGAMTETIEDADLREFLWSRIEPLALHMRNLQAVPLRWAYTQDA, encoded by the coding sequence ATGAACGATCCCGCTGTTCCCACACCTTACGACCGCATCGGCGGCGAGGCCGGCCTGCGCCGGATGACGCAGCGCATGTATGCGTTGATGGACACGCTGCCCGAAGCCGCTGCCGTGCGCGCGCAACATCCCGCATCGCTGGAAGGCAGCGAGCAGAAGCTGTTCGAGTTCCTCAGCGGCTGGCTCGGCGGACCACCGTTGTTCACGCAGAAACACGGCGCACCGATGCTGCGCGCCCGCCATCTGCCCTTCCGCATCGGCATGGAGGAAGCCAGCGGCTGGCTGGCCTGCTTCCATGGCGCCATGACCGAGACGATAGAAGATGCGGACCTGCGCGAGTTCCTGTGGTCGCGGATCGAACCGCTCGCGCTGCATATGCGTAACCTGCAGGCGGTGCCGTTGCGGTGGGCGTACACGCAGGACGCATAG
- a CDS encoding restriction endonuclease produces MSIWLIGLAVTLVSGTAATVYLWLIRRPRDEMSYGLHALSGLRWREFSKLVLAAMARRGLVEATPDQQESREPQSTFLLARGEERWLLSCKHGSAYRIAAAPVQELAASIRLGAARGGILATEGKVEKEGRDAAQGTSIELLDGPRLWPEVRHLIEPALREQIAHYATSRAKRHTGISWLGAVTLGALAMAAWSNVYPTVREDAEPASPTRVARPATPAAPATPAVPQESFREPTDEELEAQMRDVLKALSKTPGITRGVWQTKLTLSIDRTASEKEIWPWICLELERYPALRATRVQLNPPPGSSEPVRWRQCRTM; encoded by the coding sequence ATGTCCATCTGGCTCATCGGCTTGGCCGTCACCCTTGTGAGCGGCACCGCCGCCACGGTTTATCTCTGGCTGATCCGTCGCCCCCGCGACGAAATGTCGTATGGACTGCACGCCCTGTCCGGACTGCGCTGGCGCGAATTTTCGAAGCTCGTGCTGGCCGCGATGGCACGCCGTGGCCTGGTGGAAGCGACGCCGGACCAGCAGGAATCGCGCGAACCGCAGTCGACCTTCCTGCTCGCCCGGGGCGAAGAACGCTGGTTGCTGTCCTGCAAGCATGGGTCGGCTTACCGCATCGCCGCGGCACCGGTGCAGGAACTGGCCGCGAGCATCCGCCTGGGCGCCGCGCGCGGCGGCATCCTCGCCACCGAGGGCAAGGTCGAGAAGGAAGGGCGAGACGCCGCGCAGGGCACCAGCATCGAACTGCTCGACGGTCCACGGCTGTGGCCGGAAGTGCGCCACCTGATCGAGCCCGCCCTGCGCGAGCAGATCGCCCACTACGCCACCAGCCGCGCCAAGCGCCACACGGGCATCTCGTGGCTCGGCGCGGTGACCCTGGGCGCATTGGCGATGGCGGCCTGGTCGAACGTCTATCCGACGGTCCGCGAGGACGCGGAACCCGCGAGCCCCACCCGCGTGGCACGCCCGGCCACGCCGGCGGCACCGGCGACGCCGGCCGTCCCGCAGGAAAGCTTCCGCGAGCCCACCGACGAAGAGCTGGAAGCGCAGATGCGCGATGTCCTGAAGGCCCTGTCGAAGACGCCCGGCATCACCCGCGGGGTCTGGCAGACCAAGCTGACGCTGAGCATCGACCGCACCGCCAGCGAGAAGGAGATCTGGCCGTGGATCTGCCTGGAACTGGAGCGCTACCCGGCCCTGCGCGCGACCCGCGTACAGCTCAACCCGCCACCGGGCAGCAGCGAACCGGTGCGCTGGCGCCAGTGCAGGACGATGTGA
- a CDS encoding phasin family protein, protein MATLKKSARKKTASASKNEDLQAQAEQMSKRLGESAQQVWLAGVGAFGRAQAEGTKLFETLVKEGLSLEHLTRKAAGGKAQAVRDAVETTVGQARERASDTWDRLEKVFEERVHRALRRLEVPSREDLSALIDRVDALNAELRKLGGTPSAKPARAARPRKAASVKKPAPAAKKTPAKRAPRRKAAP, encoded by the coding sequence ATGGCCACGCTGAAGAAATCCGCACGCAAGAAGACCGCTTCCGCTTCCAAGAACGAGGACCTGCAGGCGCAGGCCGAACAGATGTCGAAGCGTCTTGGCGAATCGGCGCAGCAGGTATGGCTGGCCGGCGTGGGAGCCTTCGGGCGCGCCCAGGCCGAAGGCACCAAACTGTTCGAGACGCTGGTGAAGGAAGGCCTGTCCCTGGAACACCTCACGCGCAAGGCCGCCGGTGGCAAGGCGCAGGCCGTGCGCGACGCGGTCGAGACCACGGTCGGCCAGGCGCGTGAGCGCGCCTCCGACACCTGGGACCGGCTGGAGAAAGTCTTCGAGGAACGGGTGCACCGCGCACTGCGCCGCCTGGAGGTGCCCAGCCGCGAGGATCTTTCCGCGCTGATCGACCGCGTGGACGCGCTCAATGCGGAACTGCGCAAGCTCGGTGGCACGCCGTCGGCCAAACCGGCCCGTGCGGCGCGTCCGCGCAAGGCCGCCAGCGTCAAGAAACCGGCGCCCGCGGCGAAGAAAACGCCCGCAAAACGTGCGCCGCGCAGGAAGGCCGCACCATAA
- a CDS encoding patatin-like phospholipase family protein — MLSIHSARQRSHNGKIGLAIAGGGPIGGMYELGALRALDEALDGLDLTRMDCYVGVSSGAFLAAGLANRMGTAEMCRIFITGTSDDAEFRPETFLRPNVGEYLRRAASLPGLYADWLARLMRNPRRATRWSDLFLRFGGLVPTGIFDNEEVERFLRDIFTRRGRSNDFRTLEADLFVVAVDLDSGEAVRFGEEGWDDIPISRAVQASSALPGLYPPVEIGGRHFLDGALRRTMHASTVLDRGIDLMIGINPLVPFDANQATPQADEAEQVGLASGGLPAVLSQTLRTLLQSRMQIGMEKYPHRYPNIDQLVFEPNADDSELFFTNLFSFSSRHRVCQLAYRNTLADLRKRAAVLKPMLAAHGIRYHDDIVNDRHRSILDGLDVTPRMTETTARLRRALDDVDQLVSRHRAARRS, encoded by the coding sequence ATGCTTTCGATCCACAGCGCGCGGCAACGGAGCCACAACGGCAAGATCGGGCTGGCCATCGCCGGCGGCGGCCCCATCGGCGGCATGTACGAACTGGGCGCGCTGCGTGCGCTGGACGAAGCGCTGGACGGCCTGGACCTGACCCGCATGGACTGCTACGTGGGCGTCAGTTCCGGGGCGTTCCTCGCGGCCGGGCTGGCCAACCGGATGGGCACGGCCGAGATGTGCCGCATCTTCATCACCGGCACCAGCGACGACGCCGAGTTCCGTCCCGAGACTTTCCTTCGCCCCAACGTCGGCGAATATCTGCGACGCGCCGCCAGCCTGCCGGGCCTGTACGCCGACTGGCTGGCGCGGCTGATGCGAAACCCGCGCCGGGCCACGCGCTGGTCGGACCTGTTCCTGCGCTTCGGCGGCCTGGTGCCCACCGGCATCTTCGACAACGAGGAAGTCGAGCGCTTCCTGCGCGACATCTTCACCCGGCGCGGCCGCAGCAACGATTTCCGCACCCTGGAGGCCGACCTGTTCGTGGTCGCGGTGGACCTGGACAGCGGCGAGGCGGTGCGATTCGGCGAGGAGGGCTGGGACGACATCCCGATCTCGCGCGCCGTGCAGGCCAGTTCCGCCCTGCCCGGCCTGTACCCGCCGGTGGAGATCGGCGGCCGGCATTTCCTCGACGGCGCCCTGCGCCGCACCATGCACGCGAGCACCGTGCTCGACCGCGGCATCGACCTGATGATCGGCATCAACCCGCTGGTGCCGTTCGACGCCAACCAGGCCACCCCGCAGGCGGACGAGGCCGAACAGGTCGGGCTGGCCAGCGGCGGCCTGCCGGCCGTGCTGTCGCAGACGCTGCGCACGCTGCTGCAGTCGCGCATGCAGATCGGCATGGAGAAGTATCCGCACCGGTATCCGAATATCGACCAGCTGGTGTTCGAGCCCAATGCCGACGACAGCGAGCTGTTCTTCACCAACCTCTTCAGCTTCTCCTCGCGTCACCGCGTCTGCCAGCTGGCCTACCGCAACACGCTGGCCGACCTGCGCAAGCGCGCCGCCGTGCTCAAGCCGATGCTGGCCGCGCATGGCATCCGCTACCACGACGACATCGTCAACGATCGCCATCGTTCGATCCTCGACGGGCTGGACGTGACGCCGCGCATGACCGAAACCACCGCCCGCCTGCGCCGTGCGCTGGACGACGTGGACCAGCTGGTGTCGCGCCATCGCGCGGCGCGACGCTCCTGA
- a CDS encoding FFLEELY motif protein — MARTNPLIERVGRRLAWHQAAHDPDHEPRNRLRWLPEVRRWQAARLEASFAHFLNDPKRRAAAMFFLTDVYGDHDFSGRDANVAKVMPMMQRLLPGAVLETVAHGIELGVLTHALDMRMAEALHRLAPTRRKLDVELYGQAYREVGLPRLRRHQIDLIAEVGVGLARAVKTPGVATLLKLSRGPAKATGLGELQGFLERGFAAFAALGDGKAFVRDIERAERTVSRRLFAGDPDPFRD; from the coding sequence ATGGCCCGAACGAATCCGCTGATCGAACGCGTGGGCAGGCGCCTGGCCTGGCACCAGGCCGCGCACGACCCCGACCACGAGCCGCGCAACCGGCTGCGCTGGCTGCCCGAGGTGCGGCGCTGGCAGGCGGCGCGGCTGGAAGCGAGCTTCGCGCACTTCCTGAACGATCCGAAGCGGCGCGCGGCGGCGATGTTCTTCCTCACCGACGTCTACGGCGACCACGATTTCAGCGGGCGCGACGCCAACGTCGCCAAGGTCATGCCGATGATGCAGCGCCTGCTGCCCGGCGCGGTGCTGGAAACCGTCGCCCACGGCATCGAGCTGGGCGTGCTGACGCATGCCCTGGACATGCGCATGGCCGAGGCGTTGCACAGGCTGGCGCCGACCCGCCGCAAACTCGATGTCGAGCTGTACGGCCAGGCCTATCGTGAGGTGGGCCTGCCGCGGTTGCGCAGGCACCAGATCGACCTGATCGCGGAAGTGGGGGTGGGCCTGGCGCGGGCAGTGAAAACGCCCGGCGTGGCCACGCTGCTCAAGCTGTCGCGCGGCCCGGCCAAGGCGACCGGGTTGGGCGAATTGCAGGGCTTCCTGGAGCGCGGGTTCGCGGCCTTCGCCGCGCTGGGCGACGGCAAGGCGTTCGTGCGCGACATCGAACGGGCGGAGCGGACGGTATCGCGCCGGCTGTTCGCGGGCGATCCGGACCCGTTCCGCGACTAG
- a CDS encoding polyhydroxyalkanoic acid system family protein: MASIDIQHPHSKSPAQARKAIEGVAKKLAERFDMEYGWDGDTLNFSRSGVDGKIALLADKLRVTANLGFLLSAMKGPIEAEIRRVLSEKFD, encoded by the coding sequence ATGGCCAGCATCGATATCCAGCACCCGCATTCCAAATCGCCCGCGCAGGCGCGCAAGGCCATCGAAGGCGTGGCGAAGAAACTGGCCGAACGCTTCGACATGGAGTACGGCTGGGACGGCGACACGCTGAATTTCAGCCGCTCCGGCGTGGACGGCAAGATCGCCCTGCTCGCCGACAAGCTGCGGGTCACCGCCAACCTGGGTTTCCTGCTGTCGGCGATGAAGGGCCCGATCGAGGCCGAGATCCGCCGGGTGCTGAGCGAGAAGTTCGACTAG
- a CDS encoding FHA domain-containing protein: MQNLRLHFSNRPAPDRPLTTGVHRIVREAAGTIGVGDALQGALLAQICVDRRGLWLQVANGMRGVHINGRPVRRMAVLRPGDAVFVEGVELLLQSGYASAVDLRDSDAGQGDMRVVLRGLGGKYHGRSVSLEQPRIVGRARDAHIRIDDPGFAERHARLELRGERVLLRDLGSAEGTRVNGVAVRDALLVAGDQVVFDAQHRFVLEVPWMPSAKPEDAVPVDDTGAVPADAAMTDTPAASMLRWPWLLIAALLMAGALSALLLFGAG, translated from the coding sequence GTGCAGAACCTCAGACTTCATTTCAGCAACCGTCCCGCGCCCGACCGGCCGCTCACCACCGGCGTGCACCGCATCGTGCGCGAAGCGGCCGGCACGATCGGCGTCGGTGACGCCCTGCAGGGCGCGCTGCTCGCGCAGATCTGCGTGGACCGGCGCGGCCTGTGGCTGCAGGTGGCCAACGGCATGCGCGGCGTGCACATCAACGGCCGGCCGGTCAGGCGGATGGCGGTGTTGCGGCCCGGCGACGCGGTGTTCGTGGAAGGCGTGGAACTGCTGCTGCAATCCGGTTACGCGTCGGCGGTCGACCTGCGCGACAGCGATGCAGGCCAGGGTGATATGCGGGTGGTCCTGCGTGGCCTGGGCGGCAAGTACCACGGCAGGAGCGTATCGCTGGAGCAGCCGCGCATCGTGGGCCGCGCCCGCGATGCCCACATCCGCATCGACGATCCCGGATTCGCCGAACGGCATGCCCGCCTGGAACTGCGCGGCGAGCGCGTGCTGCTGCGCGATCTCGGCTCGGCGGAAGGCACCAGGGTCAATGGCGTGGCGGTGCGCGATGCCCTGCTGGTGGCCGGCGACCAGGTGGTGTTCGATGCGCAGCACCGTTTCGTGCTCGAAGTGCCGTGGATGCCCAGCGCGAAGCCGGAGGACGCCGTGCCGGTGGACGACACCGGCGCCGTGCCCGCGGATGCCGCCATGACGGACACGCCTGCCGCGTCGATGCTGCGCTGGCCGTGGCTGCTGATCGCGGCCCTGCTGATGGCGGGCGCGCTCAGCGCGTTGCTGCTGTTCGGCGCGGGCTGA
- the msrQ gene encoding protein-methionine-sulfoxide reductase heme-binding subunit MsrQ encodes MPETSPRLIAAKTLVHALALTPLAILAWQFHDVWRNGSDALGADPVAEIEHRTGLWALRMLMIGLAVTPLRQLTGQPVLLRFRRMLGLYAFFYATLHLAVYLGLDLRGYWTQIFEEIVKRPYITVGFAAWLLLVPLAITSTQGLMRRLGRRWGQLHKLVYAIGVLAVLHFWWLVKSDIREPLLYAAILAVLLGWRVWKRFSPRRTAATR; translated from the coding sequence ATGCCCGAGACCTCCCCGCGCCTGATTGCCGCCAAGACCCTGGTCCATGCGCTCGCGCTGACGCCACTGGCCATCCTGGCCTGGCAGTTCCATGACGTGTGGCGCAACGGCAGCGACGCACTCGGGGCCGATCCCGTGGCGGAGATCGAACACCGCACCGGCCTCTGGGCGCTGCGGATGCTGATGATCGGGCTGGCGGTCACGCCGCTGCGGCAGCTGACCGGCCAACCGGTGCTGCTGCGCTTCCGGCGCATGCTGGGGCTGTACGCATTCTTCTATGCCACGCTCCACCTGGCCGTGTACCTGGGCCTGGACCTGCGCGGCTACTGGACGCAGATCTTCGAGGAGATCGTCAAACGTCCTTACATCACCGTCGGCTTCGCCGCGTGGCTGCTGCTGGTGCCGCTGGCCATCACCTCGACGCAGGGCTTGATGCGCCGGCTCGGGCGCCGCTGGGGCCAGCTGCACAAGCTCGTCTACGCCATCGGCGTGCTGGCGGTGCTGCACTTCTGGTGGCTGGTGAAATCGGACATACGCGAGCCACTGCTGTATGCCGCCATCCTGGCGGTCCTGCTCGGCTGGCGCGTGTGGAAGAGGTTCAGCCCGCGCCGAACAGCAGCAACGCGCTGA
- the msrP gene encoding protein-methionine-sulfoxide reductase catalytic subunit MsrP, with protein sequence MSLRDALRIPASEITDERVYLERRRLLQAFAAAPALALAGCAEAEPPPPPKITVTPEQARSGFRTTETLTRFEDVSTYNNFYEFGTGKADPSNARKTLKTSPWSVVVGGECARPGKIALEDLIKGLTPEERIYRLRCVEGWSMVIPWLGVPLGEVLKKFQPTAKAKYVAFTTLADPVQMPGVRYRSINWPYREGLRIDEAMHPLTLLATGLYGKPLPQQNGAPLRLVVPWKYGFKSIKSIVEIKFVEKMPETAWHDLQPSEYGFFSNVNPAVDHPRWSQKTERRIAGTQSKLFAERIPTRPFNGYADQVASLYAGMDLKKWY encoded by the coding sequence ATGTCCTTGCGCGATGCCCTGCGGATTCCCGCCTCCGAGATCACCGACGAGCGTGTCTACCTGGAGCGCCGGCGCCTGCTGCAGGCCTTCGCCGCCGCACCCGCACTGGCCCTGGCCGGGTGCGCCGAGGCCGAACCCCCGCCGCCGCCAAAGATCACCGTGACGCCGGAACAGGCGCGGTCCGGCTTCCGCACCACCGAGACGCTGACCCGGTTCGAGGACGTCAGCACCTACAACAACTTCTACGAGTTCGGCACGGGCAAGGCCGACCCGTCCAACGCGCGCAAGACGCTCAAGACCTCGCCGTGGTCGGTGGTGGTGGGCGGCGAATGCGCCAGGCCGGGCAAGATCGCGCTGGAAGACCTCATCAAGGGGCTCACGCCCGAGGAACGCATCTACCGCCTGCGCTGCGTCGAGGGCTGGTCGATGGTGATCCCCTGGCTGGGCGTCCCGCTGGGCGAGGTGCTGAAGAAGTTCCAGCCCACCGCCAAGGCCAAGTATGTCGCCTTCACCACGCTGGCCGATCCGGTGCAGATGCCCGGCGTGCGGTACCGCTCGATCAACTGGCCCTACCGGGAAGGCTTGCGCATCGACGAAGCGATGCACCCGCTGACCCTGCTGGCCACCGGCCTGTACGGCAAGCCGCTGCCGCAGCAGAACGGCGCGCCGCTGCGGCTGGTGGTGCCGTGGAAGTACGGCTTCAAGAGCATCAAGTCGATCGTGGAGATCAAATTCGTCGAGAAGATGCCGGAAACCGCCTGGCACGATCTGCAGCCGTCGGAGTACGGCTTCTTCTCCAACGTCAATCCCGCCGTGGACCACCCGCGCTGGAGCCAGAAGACCGAGCGCCGCATCGCCGGCACGCAGAGCAAGCTGTTCGCCGAGCGCATCCCGACCCGCCCGTTCAACGGCTATGCCGACCAGGTGGCGTCGCTCTATGCCGGCATGGACCTCAAGAAGTGGTATTGA
- the serC gene encoding phosphoserine transaminase, whose translation MTRAFNFSAGPATLPESVLRQAQAEMLDWNGIGASIVEISHRSQDFIAVAAQAEADLRALVGIPDDYAVLFLSGGATTHQALLALNFAAPGQVVDYVVTGHWGKTAIKQARPYCTVNIAADGEPGGFHDIPARDTWRLTPDAAYVHITANETIHGVEFRDTPDVGGVPLFADFSSSIASEPLDVSKYGVIYAGAQKNLGPVGVAVVIIRKDLLERTGQPRADIFDYRSHAERDSMLNTPPTWNWYLAGLVFKWMLAEGGVAEFARRNAVKSSLVYGAIDASGGFYRNAVAPAARSRMNIPFFLPDETLTTRFVAESKAAGLLALKGHKAVGGIRASLYNALPVEGAQALVDFMRDFQQRNG comes from the coding sequence ATGACGCGCGCGTTCAACTTCAGTGCCGGCCCGGCGACCTTGCCCGAATCCGTCCTGCGGCAGGCCCAGGCCGAGATGCTCGACTGGAACGGCATCGGCGCGTCCATCGTGGAGATCAGCCACCGCAGCCAGGACTTCATCGCCGTCGCCGCGCAGGCCGAAGCCGACCTGCGCGCGCTGGTCGGCATTCCCGACGACTACGCGGTGCTGTTCCTGTCCGGCGGCGCGACCACCCACCAGGCCCTGCTGGCGCTGAACTTCGCCGCGCCGGGCCAGGTGGTCGACTACGTGGTGACCGGGCACTGGGGCAAGACCGCGATCAAGCAGGCCAGGCCTTACTGCACGGTCAACATCGCCGCCGATGGCGAACCCGGCGGCTTCCACGACATCCCCGCGCGCGACACCTGGCGGCTCACCCCGGACGCCGCCTACGTGCACATCACCGCCAACGAGACCATCCACGGCGTCGAGTTCCGCGATACGCCGGACGTCGGCGGCGTTCCGCTGTTCGCGGACTTCAGTTCGTCCATCGCGTCCGAGCCGCTGGACGTATCGAAGTACGGCGTGATCTACGCCGGTGCGCAGAAGAACCTGGGCCCGGTCGGCGTGGCGGTGGTCATCATCCGCAAGGACCTGCTGGAACGCACCGGCCAGCCGCGCGCGGACATCTTCGACTACCGCTCGCATGCCGAACGCGATTCCATGCTCAACACGCCGCCGACCTGGAACTGGTACCTGGCCGGCCTGGTGTTCAAGTGGATGCTCGCCGAAGGTGGCGTGGCCGAGTTCGCCCGCCGGAACGCGGTGAAGTCGTCGCTGGTCTACGGTGCCATCGACGCCTCGGGCGGCTTCTACCGCAACGCGGTGGCGCCGGCCGCGCGCTCGCGGATGAACATCCCGTTCTTCCTGCCGGACGAGACCCTGACCACGCGCTTCGTCGCCGAATCCAAGGCCGCCGGCCTGCTGGCGCTGAAAGGACACAAGGCCGTCGGCGGCATCCGCGCCTCGCTGTACAACGCGCTGCCGGTGGAAGGCGCGCAGGCGCTGGTCGACTTCATGCGCGATTTCCAGCAACGCAACGGATGA